The Leishmania braziliensis MHOM/BR/75/M2904 complete genome, chromosome 15 genome has a window encoding:
- a CDS encoding katanin-like protein — MFDTLRSIRRQADAMQGEAQEYSLSSAAAPHTTDKLGWVFPHLCHINRRQRALDSKVEEDRDIQGKRAGPGGDARVAAAGPPMRYQVAEVCMRYSQPLAATALAGSQRSGAGVTTLFSTSGVLCEASRDDAELSIVRDGLPACTLWGSVLRLWCSSRGDCPKLRTLAAAQLQCLSPSDKPVAADDDDDTERMAAALWAGAPDKLRQLLDAAGMGKNSDVSSEGRAGRHTKPSRTGLPAARNAPCQRRPRSPAEHHTDEVPQRARLDAAINIARAESGSATSPLVPPLPLQATPARAQAAASRPRSRTPSSRSRSQSPPPPPLPVAPADHFAAAARTRQSAFSFTVRIGESSGSTATVRGAVAPKSQQQQRSQQWVDGDVSDVVEMTESRAGIVGGTPRSHEGPPQSQQDLPIVSPSGPLRQKTLAALISCSGLSTPQQYQQQQPLPPTSAAKRSPWLNQPPPQQLYSAAPSKAPPYEYDLRHSSRVNGVIEGGDERNSRAPTVTPSGEGYLALNSSSPSATVGSFVTAGEQLLADVRQGRAMCSAYLSKRSPALGLRRNTGFQPPYHQQQPKAPAGATDVHTALNSITAPSAGKTTGGTNRATGSASGAGGVRGTGSAATASHNQGDGDDDSGGYPASLLLPDGSVPPILLPLDPKLVTQVAMEILEHGAGARQVGWDDIAGLQHAKASVEEAIVWPLRRPDLFVGLRDPPRGLLLFGPPGTGKTMIARAIANRAACTFLNISSSSLMSKWVGDGEKLVRCLFAVATVKQPSVIFIDEIDSLLSMRGEGEADSARRVKTEFLVQLDGVATDRGDRVLLIGATNRPDELDEAARRRMEKRLYIPLPDKAARRELIQRLFKSLAPGEADETGDARNAGEAASSPTTTVAARVTHTLTDADLDSLVCSTEGYSGADLKQLCREAAMGPLREVSVMQLSAVAAADLRPVQRKDFRQALKRLKP, encoded by the coding sequence ATGTTTGACACCCTTCGCTCCATTAGGCGGCAGGCCGACGCCATGCAGGGGGAGGCACAGGAATAcagcctctcctccgctgccgcgcccCACACCACCGACAAGCTTGGCTGGGTGTTCCCACATCTATGTCACATCAACCGACGTCAGCGGGCCTTAGACAGTAAGGTAGAGGAAGACAGAGATATCCAAGGCAAACGTGCGGGGCCGGGCGGCGACGCtcgcgtcgccgccgctggacCACCCATGCGCTATCAAGTCGCGGAGGTCTGCATGCGCTACTCCCAACCCTTGGCAGCTACTGCGTTAGCCGGCTCGCAGCGCAGTGGTGCTGGGGTCACTACTCTGTTCTCTACCTCGGGAGTCCTCTGTGAAGCGTCCCGGGACGATGCCGAGCTGTCAATCGTGAGGGACGGGCTTCCAGCGTGTACCTTGTGGGGGTCTGTACTTCGCCTGtggtgctcctcacgcggAGACTGCCCAAAGCTGCGcactctcgctgctgcccagctgcagtgcctctcTCCGAGTGACAAACCGGTGGCAGCagatgatgacgacgacaCAGAGCGCATGGCTGCTGCCTTGTGGGCGGGAGCGCCAGAcaagctgcggcagctcctGGACGCGGCAGGCATGGGCAAGAACAGCGACGTCTCGTCCGAGGGACGAGCAGGGAGACACACAAAGCCCTCGCGCACAGGCTTGCCAGCGGCAAGGAACGCGCCGTGTCAGAGGCGTCCTCGCAGTCCTGCAGAACACCACACTGACGAAGTACCTCAAAGGGCTCGTCTCGATGCAGCCATCAACATTGCTCGGGCTGAAAGCGGCAGTGCCACCAGCCCCCTTGtcccacccctccccctccaggCAACCCCTGCCCGTGCCCAGGCGGCCGCCTCACGGCCACGCTCACGAACTCCTTCGTCGCGTAGCCGCTCAcagtcgccgccgccgccgcccttgcCCGTCGCGCCGGCCGACCACTttgccgcggcggcacgcacacgccagTCCGCCTTCTCTTTTACAGTGCGAATCGGTgagagcagtggcagcaccgcGACTGTCAGAGGAGCTGTTGCACCAAAgtcccagcagcagcagcgatcaCAGCAGTGGGTAGACGGCGACGTGAGTGATGTGGTTGAAATGACTGAGAGTCGTGCCGGAATAGTTGGCGGCACGCCACGCTCGCACGAGGGACCACCGCAGTCGCAACAGGATCTTCCTATCGTGTCGCCGTCTGGGCCGCTTCGCCAGAAGACCCTCGCGGCACTCATCAGCTGTAGTGGGCTCTCCACACCGCAGCAAtaccaacagcagcaacctCTGCCACCCACCTCGGCTGCGAAGCGCTCACCATGGCTGAACcaaccgccgccgcagcagctgtacTCTGCTGCCCCCTCCAAAGCTCCACCGTACGAGTACGAcctgcgccacagcagcagagtcAACGGGGTCATTGAGGGAGGGGATGAGAGGAACTCACGTGCCCCAACGGTAACACCAAGTGGTGAAGGCTACCTGGCGctgaacagcagcagcccatcCGCGACTGTTGGCAGCTTCGTTACAGCTGGTGAGCAGCTCCTGGCAGACGTCCGGCAAGGACGTGCCATGTGCTCCGCGTATCTCAGCAAGCGGTCTCCAGCCCTCGGGCTGCGGCGAAACACCGGCTTTCAGCCTCCGTaccaccaacagcagcccAAGGCGCCAGCAGGCGCAACTGATGTACACACTGCGCTGAACAGCATTACGGCGCCTTCTGCAGGCAAGACCACCGGTGGCACAAACCGAGCAACTGGGTCGGCAAGTGGCGCTGGCGGGGTCCGCGGCACGGgaagcgccgccaccgcgagCCACAACCAAGGCGATGGGGACGACGACAGTGGAGGCTACCCGGcctccctgctgctgccagacGGCTCTGTCCCACCGATCCTCCTGCCGCTCGACCCGAAGCTCGTGACGCAGGTCGCAATGGAAATACTGGAGcacggcgctggtgcgcgaCAGGTGGGCTGGGACGACATCGCAGGCCTGCAGCACGCCAAGGCgagtgtggaggaggcaatcgtgtggccgctgcgccgcccaGACCTGTTTGTAGGACTGCGCGACCCACCGCGCGGACTGCTACTCTTCGGCCCACCCGGCACTGGAAAGACGATGATTGCCCGCGCCATCGCCAACCGCGCGGCGTGTACCTTCCTGAACATTTCTTCCTCATCGCTCATGTCGAAGTGGGTCGGCGATGGCGAGAAGCTCGTGCGCTGCCTCTTCGCCGTCGCAACTGTGAAGCAGCCGAGCGTCATCTTCATTGACGAAATCGACTCGCTTCTGTCCATGCGcggcgagggggaggcggacTCGGCACGGCGAGTCAAAACAGAGTTTTTGGTCCAGCTAGACGGTGTGGCGACCGACCGCGGCGACAGAGTACTCCTGATCGGGGCAACAAACCGACCCGACGAGCTGGATGAAGCCGCAAGGCGGCGCATGGAGAAGCGGCTCTACATCCCGCTGCCGGACAAGGCGGCTCGACGGGAGCTGATTCAACGCCTTTTCAAGTCGCTTGCTCCGGGTGAAGCAGACGAGACAGGCGACGCTCGAAATGCTGGTGAGGCTGCCAGCTCCCCCACCACAACAGTAGCAGCTCGAGTCACGCATACACTTACCGACGCCGACCTGGACAGTCTCGTGTGCAGCACTGAGGGCTACTCCGGCGCCGACCTCAAACAGCTGTGCAGGGAAGCCGCCATGGGGCCCCTTCGTGAGGTATCGGTCATGCAGCTCAGCGCCGTGGCAGCTGCCGATCTCCGACCGGTGCAACGCAAGGACTTCAGGCAAGCCCTGAAGCGTCTGAAGCC